The following are encoded in a window of Armatimonadota bacterium genomic DNA:
- a CDS encoding undecaprenyl/decaprenyl-phosphate alpha-N-acetylglucosaminyl 1-phosphate transferase, with protein MARDAPYAEAQHNQVRPAPVVAAFAVTLLISSVLTRLMIRIAHSRGWLSEPTEDRWGKSRTALYGGVAMVSAYFAGAAILLRPLIVGAHWDLVGLLIGGLLIGILGLRDDIRALDPQVKMLGQVMCVTPFLVGIGLTDPSPVFLFSMPVVLFWMVSHSNLFNLIDNMDGLSGGTAAIVGLVLAAYCYVSHTSGSRVGLPGDLGLLVSATALGFLIFNFRPRRPAAIWMGDSGSMFLGYMLGGVVVEGVSATAHDYVGAIVLPLIIMALPIFDGALVIVTRKRAHRRISQGGRDHSSHRMVYAGLTEKQAVLTSYAISMLAGGSAVALQLLHSPHTTVVVAGLIAVLLCWFGVFLSRVRLPAAVTAPGS; from the coding sequence ATGGCGCGCGACGCTCCGTACGCGGAAGCGCAGCATAACCAGGTGAGACCTGCTCCGGTTGTTGCAGCGTTTGCAGTCACACTGCTCATCAGCAGCGTCCTAACACGACTCATGATCCGAATCGCTCACTCGCGAGGATGGCTGAGCGAGCCGACGGAGGACCGATGGGGCAAGTCGAGAACCGCGCTATACGGCGGCGTAGCCATGGTATCGGCGTATTTTGCCGGAGCTGCAATCCTGCTGCGGCCACTGATTGTGGGAGCACATTGGGACCTTGTCGGTCTGCTAATCGGTGGGCTGTTGATCGGTATTCTGGGCCTTCGCGATGACATCCGTGCCCTGGACCCACAGGTCAAGATGCTGGGACAGGTAATGTGCGTCACGCCGTTCCTCGTTGGCATTGGCCTTACCGACCCATCGCCCGTGTTCCTTTTCAGCATGCCGGTCGTACTGTTCTGGATGGTATCGCACAGCAACCTCTTTAACCTGATCGATAATATGGATGGTCTTTCCGGGGGCACGGCCGCGATTGTTGGACTGGTGCTCGCTGCCTACTGTTACGTGAGCCATACCAGCGGATCGCGTGTCGGTCTCCCCGGAGACCTCGGGCTGCTGGTGTCGGCGACGGCGCTCGGCTTCCTCATCTTCAACTTCCGGCCAAGACGCCCCGCGGCGATATGGATGGGCGACAGCGGCAGCATGTTTCTCGGCTACATGCTCGGTGGCGTCGTGGTTGAGGGAGTGAGCGCAACAGCGCACGACTATGTTGGCGCAATCGTGCTGCCGCTGATCATTATGGCTCTCCCAATATTCGACGGTGCGCTTGTAATAGTTACGCGAAAGCGCGCACACCGCAGAATCTCGCAGGGCGGGCGTGACCATTCCTCGCATCGCATGGTTTACGCCGGGCTCACCGAAAAGCAGGCCGTTCTGACCTCTTACGCCATCAGCATGTTGGCCGGTGGATCTGCGGTAGCGCTGCAACTGCTCCACTCTCCGCACACCACCGTGGTAGTTGCCGGTCTTATCGCGGTTCTGCTCTGCTGGTTTGGTGTGTTCCTCAGCCGCGTGAGGCTGCCGGCTGCCGTGACTGCCCCCGGCAGCTAG
- a CDS encoding GTP 3',8-cyclase MoaA, with product MPLIDSYNRCIDYLRVSVTDRCNFRCVYCMPLEGAETAPRDEILTCGEIVRLVRIAARLGMHRIRLTGGEPLVRPDIIELTAGVAATPGLKDFSLTTNGFLLARHAAALAAAGLNRVNISLDTLRSDRFEAIARKGKLEPVLQGIAAAIANGLTPIKLNCVVMRGWNDDEVVAFAARTLSEPLNVRFIELMPINWSRGDDSIQDWAAGPLPTPRRGDGTSQITLFASAEAASFRKAFVMQESSERMLDGEALRRAWVSSSESQARIEAEFGPLEPAELLTNGPARTYRIPGAAGTVGFISQISNDLCERCNRLRLTADGFLRPCLMADGEVNLRVLLRNGASDHDLAEQFITTVRHKPKEHRIEDGLMPSSRSMSQIGG from the coding sequence ATGCCACTAATCGACTCGTACAACCGGTGCATTGATTACCTCCGCGTAAGCGTCACCGATCGGTGCAATTTCCGCTGCGTGTACTGCATGCCGCTGGAGGGTGCGGAAACGGCCCCCCGGGACGAAATCCTGACCTGCGGCGAAATTGTACGGTTGGTTCGAATTGCGGCTCGGCTGGGTATGCACCGGATCCGCCTTACCGGCGGTGAACCGTTGGTCCGGCCAGATATCATTGAACTTACGGCAGGCGTTGCCGCTACGCCAGGCCTCAAGGACTTTTCGCTCACCACGAACGGGTTCCTGTTGGCCCGACATGCCGCGGCGCTGGCCGCTGCAGGGCTGAATCGAGTGAACATCAGTCTCGATACGCTCCGCTCGGACCGATTTGAGGCCATCGCACGAAAGGGCAAACTTGAGCCGGTACTGCAAGGAATTGCAGCCGCCATCGCCAACGGCCTGACGCCGATCAAGCTCAACTGCGTGGTAATGCGAGGATGGAACGACGATGAGGTCGTTGCGTTTGCAGCTCGAACGCTCTCCGAACCGCTTAACGTTCGCTTCATCGAATTAATGCCGATCAACTGGTCGCGCGGCGACGACAGCATTCAAGATTGGGCCGCTGGTCCGCTTCCGACGCCGCGACGCGGAGACGGGACAAGTCAGATTACGCTGTTCGCCAGCGCTGAGGCGGCATCGTTCCGCAAAGCGTTCGTGATGCAGGAGAGCAGCGAGCGGATGCTGGATGGTGAGGCGCTGCGGCGCGCCTGGGTCTCGAGCAGCGAGTCGCAGGCGAGAATTGAGGCGGAGTTCGGTCCGCTCGAGCCGGCTGAGTTGCTCACAAACGGACCCGCGCGAACCTACCGGATCCCTGGAGCTGCGGGAACGGTTGGCTTTATCAGCCAGATCAGTAACGACCTGTGTGAACGGTGCAACCGGCTGCGGCTCACGGCGGACGGATTCCTTCGGCCCTGCCTGATGGCGGACGGTGAAGTGAACCTGCGAGTGCTGCTTCGAAACGGTGCGAGTGACCACGACCTGGCTGAGCAGTTCATTACCACCGTGCGGCACAAGCCGAAAGAGCACCGCATTGAGGACGGCCTGATGCCATCCAGCCGCAGTATGAGTCAGATTGGCGGCTAG
- a CDS encoding phosphodiester glycosidase family protein, whose amino-acid sequence MVLIGSRCLAQPSGQGAPPVLVKIAAIPLAAGVEFAQYRLGQPLPLLVNELRVDLSAPGVTVGVGQANGAVVTTGHWQGRQPLSTIVKRAGAIAGVNANFFPFTGMPIGLAIRNGEIYHDSTGYRMCVGFDGAAVHIGALVFRGLVSFDGGRSIAIGGINRAPLPGETVLVTSASASPLKLPRDAQVIVLSEFDQPVQLGHTLTAKVEETDTAPAGTPILPPPPTFATLITLAGPAQPPTPPANGVSAAVTLGLYHPPPAARGDLPSRGAAPELAESWQRVATAVEGGPWLVRNGQISIDATAEHLAGGFTTGRHARTGIGVLPSGELILVTVDDYAGISIGATLPEFAAIMQQLGARNAVNMDGGGSTSMVVAGAVVNGPADGAERPLADALVVYASPSSKGGSGNAIPTMKIVAASSSPTQVPAGTPTRLQLVDAQAGSPQSAGLLWGTADGDALITQDGTITGVRSGPCTVVCRYQGAEYTQQINVMPGAPAELSGTMTPAPNNPPDRNEVVIALRDRYGNGIQNTAVQATVSGGQLLEPLQTDVHGKATAEVVWDANPGSRSITLHSTGVRDLSLHG is encoded by the coding sequence ATGGTTCTGATCGGTAGCCGATGCCTGGCCCAACCCTCGGGGCAAGGGGCGCCGCCCGTACTGGTAAAAATCGCAGCGATACCGCTCGCCGCCGGTGTCGAGTTCGCACAGTACAGGCTTGGACAGCCACTACCGCTGCTGGTAAATGAACTCCGCGTCGATCTCTCGGCTCCAGGCGTAACCGTTGGTGTGGGCCAGGCCAACGGCGCCGTGGTTACAACGGGCCATTGGCAAGGCCGGCAGCCTCTCAGTACCATCGTGAAGCGGGCCGGTGCGATCGCCGGAGTCAACGCCAACTTTTTTCCATTCACCGGTATGCCGATTGGGCTGGCGATACGGAATGGCGAAATCTATCACGACTCGACCGGATACCGCATGTGCGTAGGCTTTGATGGAGCCGCCGTTCACATTGGCGCTCTGGTTTTTCGCGGATTGGTTAGCTTTGACGGCGGCCGCTCGATCGCAATTGGGGGTATCAATCGCGCGCCTCTGCCGGGTGAAACGGTTCTCGTCACCTCCGCCTCGGCCAGTCCGCTCAAACTCCCGCGTGATGCGCAGGTTATCGTACTCTCGGAGTTTGACCAGCCCGTGCAATTGGGGCATACGCTCACTGCGAAGGTGGAGGAGACCGACACTGCACCAGCCGGGACGCCAATTCTGCCGCCGCCACCAACATTCGCCACTCTGATAACCCTTGCAGGACCCGCGCAACCGCCGACTCCGCCCGCAAATGGCGTAAGCGCAGCGGTTACTCTGGGTCTTTATCATCCTCCGCCGGCTGCGCGTGGAGATCTGCCCTCACGCGGGGCCGCGCCGGAACTGGCGGAATCGTGGCAGCGCGTCGCCACTGCCGTAGAAGGCGGTCCGTGGCTGGTCCGGAATGGGCAGATCAGCATCGACGCTACCGCGGAACACCTCGCCGGCGGCTTTACGACCGGACGGCACGCGCGAACCGGCATCGGCGTCCTGCCGTCGGGTGAACTCATTCTCGTAACGGTGGATGACTACGCGGGCATCAGTATCGGGGCCACTCTGCCCGAGTTCGCGGCGATTATGCAGCAGTTAGGTGCGCGCAATGCGGTCAATATGGATGGCGGCGGATCGACCAGCATGGTGGTCGCCGGCGCCGTTGTCAACGGCCCTGCCGATGGTGCGGAGCGCCCGCTGGCAGATGCTCTTGTCGTGTATGCGTCACCGTCGTCAAAAGGTGGATCCGGCAATGCGATTCCCACGATGAAGATTGTGGCTGCAAGCTCTTCGCCCACCCAGGTTCCAGCGGGAACACCCACCCGCTTGCAGCTGGTGGATGCACAGGCGGGTTCCCCGCAATCGGCAGGTCTGCTATGGGGCACGGCGGATGGCGACGCATTGATCACCCAGGACGGCACGATCACCGGTGTAAGAAGTGGACCCTGTACGGTGGTCTGCCGCTATCAGGGCGCCGAATACACGCAGCAGATCAACGTCATGCCGGGCGCGCCGGCAGAGCTTTCCGGTACCATGACGCCGGCGCCGAACAATCCGCCGGACCGGAACGAAGTGGTAATTGCGCTTCGCGATCGGTATGGCAACGGCATTCAGAATACTGCGGTGCAGGCAACTGTATCGGGCGGGCAACTCCTCGAGCCACTGCAGACCGATGTTCACGGCAAAGCGACTGCTGAGGTAGTATGGGACGCCAACCCGGGCTCGCGGTCGATAACGCTGCACTCCACAGGCGTGCGCGACCTGAGCCTTCACGGTTAG
- a CDS encoding GDP-mannose 4,6-dehydratase has protein sequence MNILVTGGAGFIGSHLVDYLTENGAEVYAIDDLSTGRRENVAHLLAHPRFHLVTESCLQEAVMNELIHRVDQVYHLAAVVGVRLVVESPVRTLEVNLKSTELVFKLAHQFNKKVLMASTSEVYGRHAANNPLKESDDRVYGPTTVGRWSYAGAKAIDEFLALAYHRERGLDVVVARFFNTVGPRQTGEYGMVIPRFVQAALAGDPIVVYGDGEQSRSFTYVGDAVWAVTHLMQCPSAVGEVFNIGNGQEVTINALAQRVKELANSRSEIRHVGYEEVYGKQFEDMAFRTPDISKLATFTGYEPTVDLDGILKRVILFEEEQMRIRDKEHGARRSVRGSAA, from the coding sequence GTGAATATCCTCGTGACGGGCGGCGCTGGATTCATCGGATCGCATCTGGTGGATTACCTCACCGAGAACGGTGCCGAGGTCTATGCCATTGATGACCTGAGTACCGGCCGGCGTGAGAATGTCGCGCACCTGCTGGCACATCCCCGATTCCATCTGGTAACCGAGTCGTGCCTTCAAGAAGCCGTGATGAACGAACTGATCCACCGCGTGGATCAGGTGTATCACCTGGCGGCGGTGGTTGGTGTGCGGCTGGTGGTGGAGAGCCCGGTTCGCACTCTGGAAGTGAACCTCAAGAGCACGGAGCTTGTCTTCAAGCTGGCGCACCAATTCAACAAGAAGGTGCTGATGGCCTCAACGTCGGAGGTTTATGGACGGCATGCGGCCAACAACCCTCTAAAGGAGTCCGACGACCGGGTATACGGACCAACCACGGTAGGTCGGTGGAGTTATGCCGGGGCGAAGGCAATCGATGAGTTTCTCGCGCTCGCGTACCATCGAGAGCGAGGACTTGACGTGGTGGTCGCCCGATTCTTCAACACAGTGGGACCGCGCCAGACCGGTGAATATGGGATGGTGATTCCCCGATTTGTTCAAGCGGCACTTGCCGGTGATCCGATTGTGGTCTATGGTGATGGCGAGCAATCTCGGTCGTTCACGTATGTTGGCGACGCCGTTTGGGCCGTTACGCACCTCATGCAGTGCCCTTCGGCCGTTGGCGAGGTCTTCAACATTGGAAATGGTCAGGAGGTCACCATCAATGCGCTTGCCCAGCGCGTGAAGGAGCTCGCAAATTCGCGCAGCGAAATACGGCACGTTGGGTATGAGGAGGTTTACGGCAAGCAGTTTGAGGATATGGCGTTTCGCACTCCAGACATCAGCAAGCTGGCAACCTTCACCGGATACGAACCGACCGTTGACTTGGACGGGATTCTGAAGCGAGTGATACTGTTCGAGGAAGAGCAGATGAGAATTCGCGATAAAGAACATGGCGCGCGACGCTCCGTACGCGGAAGCGCAGCATAA
- a CDS encoding glycosyltransferase — protein sequence MADREALQPDRRRTVVHIIARLNVGGPAINVILLTARLDPARYHSLLTAGTVSKSEGDMAYLAELAGVEPIIVTGLGRELSLTRDSATLIRLARLLRVLRPDVVHTHTAKAGTLGRIAARMVLPRSTRVIHTFHGHVFHSYFGRNKTRIFLAIERWLAKRTDLLIAVSETTRRELIELRVAPPERICTVELGIDLAPLQACSSLKGQLKAELKLPADSVLVGLVCRLVPVKAVDIFIRAAAELRDQWPQVYFAVIGDGELRAPLEALASSLGLDGRLLFTGFRRDLPRVYADLDIVALTSRNEGLPTSLVEAMAAGCIVVATRVGGVPDLIEDGVTGYLVEPGDYARYAERMAQSLQEQAKWPAMRAGARKCASARFGLERLLRQMAGIYDGTDDGAAGAGAG from the coding sequence ATGGCTGACCGTGAGGCGCTGCAACCAGACAGGCGCCGTACCGTGGTGCACATCATTGCGCGGCTCAACGTCGGTGGCCCGGCCATCAACGTGATCTTGCTTACCGCGCGCCTGGATCCTGCGCGGTACCACTCTCTGCTTACCGCGGGAACTGTCTCTAAAAGCGAAGGCGACATGGCCTATCTTGCCGAGCTTGCCGGAGTTGAACCGATCATTGTTACCGGACTTGGACGGGAGCTCTCGCTGACGCGCGACTCCGCCACTCTGATTCGACTCGCACGGCTTCTCCGTGTACTGCGACCGGATGTTGTTCACACGCACACTGCTAAGGCCGGAACGCTAGGTCGGATTGCTGCCCGGATGGTACTTCCACGGAGCACGCGCGTGATCCACACCTTTCACGGGCACGTGTTTCACAGCTACTTCGGGAGGAATAAGACGCGCATCTTCCTTGCGATCGAACGTTGGCTGGCGAAGCGGACCGACCTGCTGATCGCGGTGAGCGAGACGACCCGCCGCGAGTTGATCGAACTGCGGGTGGCGCCACCCGAACGCATCTGCACGGTAGAGCTGGGGATCGACCTTGCCCCCCTCCAGGCGTGTTCCTCGCTAAAGGGCCAGTTGAAGGCGGAGTTAAAACTACCCGCCGATTCCGTGCTGGTTGGTCTCGTCTGCCGGCTGGTCCCGGTGAAAGCCGTGGATATCTTTATCCGTGCTGCGGCGGAGCTCAGGGATCAGTGGCCGCAGGTATACTTCGCCGTGATCGGCGATGGCGAATTGCGCGCGCCGTTGGAGGCTCTGGCAAGCAGCCTGGGACTGGACGGACGCTTGCTGTTTACCGGGTTTCGGCGTGATCTTCCACGGGTTTATGCCGATTTGGACATCGTTGCGCTCACGTCGCGCAATGAGGGGCTGCCGACCAGCCTCGTCGAAGCGATGGCGGCAGGCTGCATTGTGGTGGCGACGCGGGTAGGCGGCGTGCCCGACCTCATCGAAGATGGCGTTACCGGTTACCTGGTGGAACCCGGGGACTATGCCCGGTACGCCGAGCGCATGGCGCAGTCGCTGCAAGAGCAGGCAAAGTGGCCGGCAATGCGGGCCGGCGCGCGAAAATGCGCCTCAGCACGCTTCGGTTTGGAGCGCCTGCTGCGGCAAATGGCCGGCATCTATGACGGAACGGACGACGGCGCCGCCGGCGCAGGCGCCGGATAA
- a CDS encoding class I SAM-dependent methyltransferase: MYKEFRTKASTPEVWTSNFVGDRSFTLSKLNRSLFSLNRRLFDPRWREIAAATHSGQEILDAGCGMGQWVQFLNAQGYVAAGLDYSDPMIGLLKQAYPATAWHEGEIQAIPLPPASMDAVISWGVIEHDEAGPEAALKEFHRILRPGGKLFVTVPIDSAATRRLSLITEGPPDRDTATFYQYFFTPEELAEHVAAAGFTVDRAFPCTRHYMVAAPGVYRRLRGSRHVVEAMLALLLRPWLAMHKDSYLMTMAVATRHG, encoded by the coding sequence ATGTATAAAGAGTTTCGCACCAAAGCGAGTACACCGGAGGTATGGACCTCTAACTTCGTGGGTGATCGAAGCTTTACGCTGAGTAAGCTCAACCGAAGCTTGTTCAGCCTCAACCGGCGCCTGTTCGACCCACGATGGCGCGAGATCGCCGCAGCAACACATTCCGGCCAGGAGATACTCGATGCCGGATGTGGCATGGGGCAATGGGTGCAGTTTTTGAACGCGCAAGGTTACGTTGCCGCCGGCCTGGACTACTCCGACCCAATGATTGGTCTGCTGAAGCAGGCATACCCGGCAACCGCCTGGCATGAGGGCGAAATTCAGGCGATACCACTGCCACCCGCCAGCATGGATGCGGTGATATCGTGGGGTGTTATCGAGCACGATGAGGCAGGACCGGAAGCCGCCTTGAAGGAGTTCCATCGGATATTGCGTCCTGGCGGCAAGCTGTTCGTAACGGTACCGATCGACAGCGCCGCCACGCGACGTCTTTCGCTGATCACAGAAGGTCCGCCAGATCGCGATACTGCGACGTTCTACCAGTACTTCTTCACACCGGAGGAGCTGGCCGAGCACGTTGCCGCGGCCGGCTTCACGGTCGATCGCGCGTTTCCATGCACGCGCCACTATATGGTCGCGGCGCCCGGTGTGTACAGGCGCCTTCGCGGATCTCGCCACGTGGTGGAGGCAATGTTGGCCCTGCTGCTTCGCCCCTGGCTAGCAATGCACAAGGATAGCTACCTGATGACCATGGCTGTGGCAACCCGGCATGGCTGA
- a CDS encoding SLBB domain-containing protein produces the protein MTITILFALVGAGVMAQQAGPGQPAPPGPGSGAKPPTGKSQVHPQPPVATPNNPLVTPLTPQPATLIPPTANYAGPFHDYRFEGTGVPEAVSSTSLPILGYDFFAPARELIRLRAKALQQKYSNANSVPTITGAPQQTPAVGAGGAPPAGTAATGDAQQPGTGPATGAGVTTGGTSGTTGAELQAPIQGPPGQIGQPFMDTSGSQAANGYQGILDPMTLMYGNYAATPPPNYRLQPGDTIVIRYWSPTMNAREETLTLDTRGDAAPAGTGPIALRGVTTQEADRILTQKLRGYYRDVEVTVTMGRLRTIAVTVNGQVQEPGTYLVPAGTTAFNLLAAAGGPRSTGTMRDIELRRNTRVVAHLDMYKFLLDGLAQGDVRLDPGDMLYIAPRRAQVSVNGDVRSPALVEMLSGETLKDALRYAGGIKPSGVAQEVQITTLVPGEKRVLRNVNVTAPASAGQVELFDGDQVNVFSVRNRLDNPVIVEGPVQQPGDYAMAPGMRVSDLVARAQGLLPEAYLQRAELFRWNPDNTTTLVPVNLAQAMTGDAAQDPVLARWDRLHIYTQDEIAWTSFHRVTIKGAVKNPGIYTRSDGMLLSDLVRMAGGLTPNASLGLAWVLHRHGDGTAKYSNVQLEAALNGDPTQDVVLQDRDTVAIYTADEARYMPEHVVTIRGEVVSQGSYPRGEGMKLSDLIRLAGGLKPSAGSTVVVAHARKVVDSPGSQPVDITVHSDSHGNFRPDDNVLLKDGDVVTVQGTGGFIDHVQIVTVEGAVAHPGPIVINTKKMRLSDAIRLAGGLRPEAYPTGAELTRDPKQLGTTGQRAIAEKIAQLNDLLNTSEYGREEARANVAQTQALESAVTGGTSAFGGAAPAAPVGLTTVTASKLVSPARELTDQQLQPTGNVAINLPDALLDPGGSHDILLADGDSITVPEQPTTVQVIGAVFNARGVVFKRGANLHYYIDQAGGFAPDAATKRIEVIHMGGGLIPARRVRSLSAGDFILVPTKVLAARISNNQNLFDSFFRSLTSAALVYKVATSVFGL, from the coding sequence GTGACAATTACCATTCTGTTTGCTCTGGTTGGCGCAGGCGTCATGGCTCAACAAGCTGGGCCCGGCCAGCCGGCGCCACCGGGTCCGGGCTCAGGCGCCAAGCCTCCGACGGGAAAATCGCAGGTTCACCCGCAGCCCCCGGTCGCGACGCCGAACAATCCTCTCGTCACGCCGCTAACGCCGCAACCGGCCACACTCATCCCACCCACTGCAAACTATGCCGGGCCGTTTCACGATTATCGCTTCGAGGGCACCGGCGTGCCGGAGGCCGTGTCCTCGACGAGCCTTCCGATTCTGGGTTACGACTTCTTTGCTCCCGCGCGAGAGTTAATTCGATTGCGGGCGAAAGCGCTGCAGCAGAAGTACTCGAACGCCAACTCGGTGCCGACCATAACCGGCGCGCCACAGCAAACTCCTGCCGTAGGCGCCGGTGGCGCGCCACCGGCCGGCACTGCGGCCACTGGCGATGCCCAGCAACCGGGCACCGGTCCGGCAACGGGGGCCGGTGTCACCACCGGCGGAACCTCCGGCACAACCGGCGCTGAACTGCAGGCACCGATCCAGGGTCCCCCGGGCCAGATCGGCCAGCCGTTTATGGACACCTCCGGCAGCCAGGCAGCAAATGGATATCAGGGCATTCTCGACCCGATGACCTTGATGTACGGCAACTATGCCGCCACTCCCCCACCCAACTACCGTTTGCAGCCGGGCGACACCATCGTGATTCGCTACTGGTCGCCCACGATGAACGCGCGGGAAGAGACCTTGACATTGGACACGCGCGGCGATGCGGCTCCCGCCGGAACCGGGCCGATCGCATTACGCGGGGTCACGACGCAAGAGGCAGACCGGATCCTGACGCAAAAGCTTCGCGGGTACTACCGCGATGTTGAGGTTACGGTTACTATGGGCCGGCTGAGGACCATTGCTGTGACGGTCAATGGTCAGGTACAGGAGCCGGGCACGTACCTGGTGCCGGCCGGCACAACGGCGTTCAATCTGCTGGCTGCCGCCGGAGGTCCCAGGTCGACAGGCACCATGCGCGACATCGAACTTCGCCGGAACACTCGGGTTGTTGCCCACCTGGATATGTACAAGTTTCTGCTGGACGGCCTCGCACAGGGCGACGTCCGTCTGGACCCGGGTGACATGCTCTATATCGCGCCGCGGCGCGCACAGGTCTCGGTGAATGGAGATGTGCGGAGCCCGGCGCTGGTCGAGATGCTTAGCGGCGAGACGCTCAAGGATGCGCTGCGCTACGCCGGTGGTATTAAGCCCTCCGGTGTGGCGCAAGAGGTGCAGATCACTACGCTGGTTCCCGGCGAAAAACGCGTACTGCGCAACGTGAACGTAACGGCGCCGGCTAGTGCCGGCCAGGTTGAGTTGTTTGACGGTGACCAGGTGAACGTATTCTCGGTAAGAAACCGGTTGGATAACCCCGTAATCGTGGAGGGGCCCGTTCAACAGCCCGGCGACTACGCCATGGCGCCCGGTATGCGCGTCTCCGATTTGGTAGCCCGTGCTCAGGGCCTTCTACCGGAGGCTTACCTGCAGCGGGCCGAACTGTTCCGTTGGAATCCGGACAACACCACCACGCTGGTGCCGGTCAATCTAGCTCAGGCTATGACGGGTGACGCCGCTCAGGATCCGGTTCTCGCACGTTGGGACCGCCTCCATATCTACACGCAGGACGAGATTGCCTGGACGAGCTTCCATCGCGTGACGATAAAAGGCGCGGTGAAGAACCCAGGCATCTACACCCGCAGCGATGGCATGCTGCTGAGCGACCTGGTGCGGATGGCCGGCGGGTTAACGCCAAATGCATCATTGGGTCTCGCGTGGGTGCTTCATCGGCACGGAGATGGCACAGCCAAATACAGCAACGTTCAGCTGGAAGCCGCTCTCAACGGCGACCCCACTCAGGACGTGGTGCTTCAAGACCGCGACACGGTTGCGATCTATACAGCGGATGAAGCGCGCTACATGCCGGAACATGTAGTCACGATCCGTGGTGAAGTCGTGTCACAGGGTTCGTATCCGCGCGGTGAAGGAATGAAGCTCAGTGACCTGATCCGGCTCGCCGGCGGCCTCAAGCCCTCGGCAGGGTCCACGGTCGTCGTGGCGCATGCGCGAAAGGTAGTCGATTCGCCCGGCTCGCAGCCGGTTGACATCACCGTGCACAGCGATTCGCACGGGAACTTCCGGCCCGACGACAATGTGCTGCTGAAGGATGGCGATGTCGTTACGGTGCAGGGCACCGGCGGCTTCATCGACCATGTTCAGATCGTAACGGTGGAGGGCGCGGTCGCACATCCCGGGCCTATTGTGATCAATACGAAAAAGATGCGGCTCAGCGACGCCATCCGACTGGCCGGCGGCCTTCGGCCCGAGGCCTATCCAACCGGCGCAGAGCTGACGCGTGATCCGAAGCAACTTGGCACCACTGGCCAGCGTGCGATTGCAGAGAAGATAGCGCAGTTGAACGACCTGCTGAATACGAGCGAATATGGGCGTGAGGAAGCCCGCGCCAACGTTGCGCAAACGCAGGCGCTGGAGTCGGCTGTTACCGGCGGGACTTCCGCGTTCGGAGGCGCCGCGCCGGCGGCGCCGGTTGGCCTGACCACGGTAACTGCCAGCAAGCTCGTTTCCCCGGCGCGCGAGCTCACAGATCAGCAGCTTCAACCTACCGGCAATGTGGCTATCAACCTACCGGACGCACTGCTCGATCCGGGTGGATCGCATGACATCCTGCTAGCCGACGGCGATAGCATCACGGTGCCCGAGCAGCCGACGACCGTCCAGGTTATCGGTGCGGTTTTCAATGCTCGCGGCGTTGTGTTCAAACGTGGTGCGAACTTGCATTACTACATCGATCAGGCAGGAGGCTTCGCGCCCGATGCGGCAACAAAACGCATCGAAGTCATCCACATGGGCGGAGGCTTGATACCGGCGAGAAGGGTGAGATCACTGTCGGCGGGTGACTTCATACTGGTTCCCACCAAGGTGCTCGCGGCACGAATCAGCAACAACCAGAACCTCTTCGACTCGTTCTTTCGGTCACTAACCAGCGCGGCGCTTGTGTACAAGGTGGCCACAAGCGTGTTCGGCCTGTAG